The following proteins are encoded in a genomic region of Aquifex aeolicus VF5:
- the panD gene encoding aspartate 1-decarboxylase — translation MLREMLKSKIHRLTVTDADLHYEGSLSLDEYLMELADLKPFEKIDVYNINNGARFQTYVIPAPRYSGEVKLNGAAARLGHKGDLIIIASYAQYTEEELENYAPKLIFVNEKNQPVEVKESTEVK, via the coding sequence ATGCTGAGGGAAATGCTCAAGTCCAAAATACACAGGTTAACGGTAACGGATGCGGATCTTCATTACGAGGGAAGTCTGTCCTTAGACGAGTATTTAATGGAGCTTGCGGACTTAAAGCCCTTCGAAAAGATAGACGTTTACAACATTAACAACGGTGCGAGGTTTCAGACTTACGTTATCCCCGCCCCGAGGTATTCGGGAGAGGTTAAGTTAAACGGTGCGGCCGCAAGACTCGGGCACAAAGGCGACCTTATAATAATCGCCTCTTACGCCCAGTACACGGAGGAGGAGCTAGAGAACTACGCTCCCAAGCTCATTTTCGTTAACGAGAAGAACCAGCCTGTTGAAGTAAAAGAAAGTACGGAGGTGAAGTGA
- a CDS encoding peroxiredoxin has translation MDVKEIAKKIITDCPVRVGQKVPNFEMETYDPSTGKFGKVVLEDLLKERKWVILFFYPADYTFVCPTELADLAEKYDELKEMGCEVISVSTDTKFVHLAWHRDEPLLKNVKYPMGADPTGQVSRLFGVYDENTGLALRGTFIINPEGVLVGSEVNFYNVGRNADELVRKMKANVYLMSHPEEACPAKWEPGKKTLKPSEELVGRVGEVLNE, from the coding sequence ATGGACGTCAAGGAAATCGCTAAGAAAATTATAACTGATTGCCCCGTAAGGGTGGGTCAAAAAGTACCCAACTTTGAAATGGAAACTTACGACCCCTCCACCGGCAAGTTCGGAAAGGTAGTTCTTGAGGACCTTCTTAAAGAAAGGAAGTGGGTAATACTCTTCTTCTATCCCGCGGACTACACCTTCGTATGTCCCACGGAACTCGCAGACCTTGCTGAAAAGTACGATGAACTGAAGGAAATGGGATGCGAAGTTATATCCGTTTCCACGGATACCAAGTTCGTCCACCTCGCATGGCACAGGGACGAACCCCTTCTCAAGAACGTAAAGTACCCAATGGGAGCTGACCCCACGGGACAGGTTTCCAGACTCTTTGGAGTTTACGACGAAAACACAGGACTCGCACTCAGGGGAACTTTCATAATCAATCCCGAAGGCGTACTCGTGGGAAGCGAAGTTAACTTCTACAACGTGGGAAGAAATGCGGACGAACTCGTTAGAAAGATGAAGGCTAACGTTTACCTCATGTCCCATCCTGAAGAAGCGTGCCCCGCTAAGTGGGAACCCGGTAAGAAGACACTAAAACCCTCAGAAGAACTCGTTGGAAGAGTGGGAGAGGTTCTCAACGAGTAA
- a CDS encoding DUF1232 domain-containing protein, which translates to MEKYLERFKGEEYRDFYKLQNAFRRKLAKVPPTMEYVRNLILDAKLLFRILSDPNFDLSEEAREDFTAALWYFIEEKDRIPDWVPMLGYWDDYKVIKYVKEKHKEEIDRYFKETKFFIANYF; encoded by the coding sequence ATGGAAAAGTACCTGGAAAGGTTCAAAGGAGAGGAATACAGGGATTTCTATAAATTACAGAACGCATTTAGAAGGAAACTCGCAAAAGTCCCTCCCACCATGGAGTACGTCAGAAACCTGATTCTGGACGCCAAACTCCTCTTCAGGATACTCTCCGACCCTAACTTTGACCTGAGTGAGGAGGCAAGGGAAGATTTTACAGCAGCTCTTTGGTACTTCATAGAAGAAAAGGACAGGATACCCGACTGGGTTCCCATGTTAGGATACTGGGACGACTACAAGGTAATCAAGTACGTGAAGGAAAAACACAAAGAGGAGATAGACAGGTACTTTAAGGAAACGAAGTTCTTTATAGCTAATTACTTTTAA
- a CDS encoding ABC transporter permease yields the protein MFKFILFRVLQAIPTLLGVTFLSFLIIKLAPGDYLDQLRLNPQISPETIERLKHLYGLDKPLLVQYFLWLKNALFFDLGYSFQYHAPVAELILERIPNTLLLSVSSALFAWLLSIPLGTLAAFKENSLFDRFVVGFSYTFMSVPSFFLAFLLLFFASKTGILPVGGMQSPNFEQLSIPEKVLDILKHLIIPSLTLGLVSLASLTRLVRSSVLEILSSPMVTMLKAKGVGTFTLVRHVLKNAMNPFTTLLGYEIASLISGAALIEIIVGWPGMGMLMLNAVLSQDLFLVMGGLYIGTIMLLVGNLIADLLLAYIDPRVRKRLSGEFKL from the coding sequence ATGTTTAAGTTTATTTTATTCAGAGTTCTGCAGGCTATTCCGACTCTCCTCGGGGTAACATTTCTCTCTTTCCTGATAATAAAGCTCGCTCCGGGGGATTATCTGGATCAGCTCAGATTGAATCCGCAAATCTCTCCCGAAACTATTGAAAGACTAAAACACCTTTACGGATTGGACAAACCCCTTTTGGTTCAGTACTTCCTGTGGCTAAAAAATGCCCTCTTTTTTGATCTCGGTTATTCTTTTCAGTACCACGCCCCCGTAGCGGAACTTATTTTGGAGAGGATTCCGAACACCCTTCTCCTTTCGGTGAGTTCTGCACTCTTTGCGTGGCTACTTTCAATTCCGCTCGGAACCCTCGCAGCCTTTAAAGAAAATTCCCTTTTTGACAGGTTCGTCGTAGGGTTTTCCTACACCTTTATGTCCGTGCCTTCCTTCTTTCTCGCATTTTTGCTTTTGTTTTTCGCCTCAAAGACAGGAATTCTTCCCGTGGGAGGGATGCAGAGTCCAAATTTTGAACAGCTGTCCATACCAGAAAAAGTTCTGGACATCTTAAAGCACTTAATTATTCCCTCCCTTACCTTGGGACTCGTCTCCCTTGCGAGTTTGACGAGGCTTGTGAGGAGCTCCGTTCTGGAAATTCTGAGCTCCCCTATGGTAACTATGCTAAAGGCAAAGGGAGTGGGGACTTTTACGCTTGTGAGGCACGTTCTGAAAAACGCCATGAACCCGTTCACCACGCTTCTTGGCTACGAGATAGCGAGCTTAATCTCCGGAGCTGCTCTCATTGAGATAATAGTCGGTTGGCCCGGGATGGGTATGCTAATGCTGAACGCCGTTCTCTCGCAGGATCTTTTCCTGGTAATGGGAGGGCTTTACATAGGGACTATAATGCTCCTTGTGGGAAACTTGATAGCGGACCTGCTTCTTGCCTACATAGACCCGAGGGTCAGGAAAAGGCTTTCGGGAGAGTTTAAGTTATAA
- the tpx gene encoding thiol peroxidase produces MARTVNLKGNPVTLVGPELKVGDRAPEAVVVTKDLQEKIVGGAKDVVQVIITVPSLDTPVCETETKKFNEIMAGMEGVDVTVVSMDLPFAQKRFCESFNIQNVTVASDFRYRDMEKYGVLIGEGALKGILARAVFIIDKEGKVAYVQLVPEITEEPNYDEVVNKVKELI; encoded by the coding sequence ATGGCCAGAACCGTAAACCTAAAAGGAAACCCTGTTACGCTTGTGGGACCAGAGTTAAAAGTAGGAGATAGAGCACCCGAGGCCGTTGTAGTTACAAAGGACCTTCAGGAAAAGATAGTGGGCGGTGCGAAGGACGTAGTTCAGGTAATAATCACCGTTCCCTCCCTGGATACACCCGTTTGTGAGACTGAAACTAAAAAGTTCAACGAGATAATGGCAGGTATGGAAGGAGTAGACGTCACCGTAGTTTCTATGGATCTTCCCTTCGCTCAAAAGAGGTTCTGTGAGAGTTTCAACATACAGAACGTAACCGTTGCCTCGGACTTCAGGTACAGGGATATGGAAAAGTACGGCGTTCTCATAGGAGAAGGGGCTCTCAAGGGAATACTCGCGAGGGCTGTGTTTATAATTGACAAGGAAGGGAAAGTAGCTTACGTTCAACTCGTTCCCGAAATAACAGAAGAGCCTAACTACGACGAAGTCGTGAACAAGGTTAAGGAACTTATCTGA
- the glyA gene encoding serine hydroxymethyltransferase has protein sequence MEHLLKTDPEVFDAVVKEYERQFYNLEMIASENFTSLAVMEATGSVLTNKYAEGLPGKRYYGGCEYVDVVENLAIERAKKLFGAEHANVQPHSGSQANMAVYFAVLNPGDTIMGMDLAHGGHLTHGAKVNFSGKLYNVIHYGVNPETELIDYDQLYKLAKEHKPKLIVGGASAYPRVFDWAKMREIADEVGALFMVDMAHYAGLIAGGVYPNPVPYAQFVTSTTHKTLRGPRSGFILTTKEYAKAVDKSVFPGIQGGPLMHVIAAKAVAFKEAMSEEFKEYAKQVVENARVLAEELKKYGFKIVTGGTDSHIVLVDLRNKNIIGKDAEKALEKAGITVNKNAVPFDPLPPTKTSGIRIGTAALTTRGMKEDEMRKIAGWINEVLSNMDDEKTIQRVRQEVRELCETFPLYPELKRRIDELRSGKATDL, from the coding sequence ATGGAACACCTTCTGAAAACGGACCCCGAGGTTTTTGACGCTGTTGTAAAGGAGTACGAAAGGCAGTTTTATAACCTGGAAATGATAGCCTCAGAGAACTTCACTTCCCTCGCGGTAATGGAAGCGACGGGAAGCGTCCTCACGAACAAGTACGCGGAAGGACTTCCGGGAAAGAGGTATTACGGAGGCTGTGAGTACGTAGATGTAGTTGAAAATCTCGCCATAGAAAGAGCAAAAAAACTCTTCGGAGCGGAGCACGCAAACGTTCAGCCCCACTCGGGTTCTCAGGCGAACATGGCGGTGTACTTTGCCGTTCTAAACCCCGGTGACACCATAATGGGAATGGATTTGGCCCACGGAGGACATCTAACCCACGGAGCCAAGGTAAACTTCAGCGGGAAACTCTACAACGTAATCCACTACGGTGTAAATCCGGAAACGGAGCTCATAGATTACGACCAGTTGTACAAACTGGCAAAGGAGCACAAACCGAAGTTAATAGTGGGAGGAGCCTCGGCCTATCCACGCGTGTTTGACTGGGCAAAGATGAGGGAAATAGCGGACGAAGTGGGTGCCCTCTTTATGGTCGACATGGCACACTACGCTGGTCTCATAGCGGGAGGCGTTTACCCCAATCCCGTCCCTTACGCCCAGTTTGTGACCTCAACGACCCATAAAACTCTCAGGGGACCAAGGAGCGGTTTTATCCTAACTACAAAGGAATACGCAAAAGCCGTAGACAAGAGCGTCTTTCCCGGAATTCAAGGTGGTCCATTAATGCACGTTATAGCGGCAAAGGCTGTAGCTTTTAAAGAGGCTATGAGCGAAGAGTTCAAGGAGTACGCAAAACAGGTTGTAGAAAACGCAAGGGTTCTCGCCGAAGAACTGAAAAAGTACGGGTTTAAGATAGTCACGGGAGGAACGGACTCTCACATAGTCCTCGTTGACCTCAGGAATAAAAACATTATCGGAAAAGACGCGGAAAAGGCTCTGGAAAAGGCTGGAATAACGGTAAACAAAAACGCGGTGCCTTTTGACCCTCTACCGCCTACAAAGACTAGCGGGATAAGGATAGGAACGGCTGCACTCACAACGAGGGGGATGAAGGAAGACGAAATGAGAAAGATAGCAGGCTGGATAAATGAAGTACTTTCAAACATGGACGACGAGAAGACCATACAGAGAGTAAGGCAGGAAGTAAGAGAGCTGTGTGAAACTTTTCCTTTATATCCGGAACTCAAGAGGAGAATAGATGAGCTTCGTAGTGGCAAGGCAACCGATCTTTGA
- the mtaB gene encoding tRNA (N(6)-L-threonylcarbamoyladenosine(37)-C(2))-methylthiotransferase MtaB, with protein MKVAFETLGCRMNQFDTDLLKNKFIQKGYEVVSFEDMADVYVINTCTVTVGGDRSSRQAIYQAKRRNPKAIVVATGCYAQVNPQELAKLKEVDLVVGNTHKSELLKILEEYLERREKKVVVGEIFREKEVRNFDTVLYFEGVRPFLKVQEGCNKFCTFCVIPYARGKVRSVDLEKIVHQVKLLAQKGFKEVVLTGTQLSQYGWDKGYNLYTLLTELIKIEGIELIRLSSMHIKEMDKELLKLIVSEEKIAPHFHLSLQSGSNRILELMDRGYTREEYEEVVNFIVENRPISSIGTDVIVGFPTESEEDFQETYEFLKRIPISYMHIFPYSDRPFTKASKLKPKLPERIKKERVRILKELDQKKRQEFYEKNKGKELRALVIEENRLLTENYIDIKREGYKEVGKLVRVLI; from the coding sequence ATGAAAGTCGCCTTTGAAACTCTCGGTTGCAGAATGAACCAGTTTGACACGGACCTCCTTAAGAACAAGTTCATACAAAAAGGATACGAAGTAGTTTCATTTGAAGATATGGCTGACGTTTACGTTATAAACACGTGCACGGTAACAGTGGGAGGGGACCGCTCCTCAAGACAGGCCATATATCAGGCAAAGAGGAGAAATCCAAAGGCGATTGTAGTTGCAACTGGCTGTTACGCTCAGGTAAACCCCCAGGAGCTTGCAAAGCTAAAGGAAGTTGACCTCGTCGTCGGAAACACGCACAAGTCAGAGCTCTTAAAAATCCTTGAGGAGTATCTTGAAAGAAGGGAAAAGAAGGTAGTCGTAGGGGAAATCTTCAGGGAGAAGGAAGTCAGGAACTTTGACACGGTTCTTTACTTTGAAGGGGTAAGGCCCTTTTTAAAGGTTCAGGAGGGTTGTAATAAGTTCTGCACTTTTTGCGTAATTCCCTACGCAAGGGGAAAAGTACGGAGCGTTGATTTAGAAAAAATAGTCCATCAGGTAAAGCTCCTCGCACAAAAGGGCTTTAAGGAAGTGGTTTTAACGGGAACACAACTCTCTCAATACGGCTGGGACAAGGGCTACAACCTCTACACTCTCCTCACAGAACTTATAAAGATTGAAGGCATAGAACTTATAAGACTTTCCTCCATGCACATCAAGGAGATGGATAAAGAGCTTTTAAAGCTCATAGTTTCGGAAGAAAAGATAGCACCACACTTTCACCTCTCCCTCCAGAGCGGTTCAAACAGAATTCTTGAACTTATGGACAGGGGCTACACGAGGGAAGAGTACGAGGAAGTTGTCAACTTCATAGTGGAAAACAGACCCATCTCCTCAATAGGGACAGACGTTATAGTAGGCTTTCCCACGGAAAGCGAGGAGGACTTTCAAGAGACTTACGAATTCTTAAAAAGAATTCCCATATCCTACATGCACATATTCCCTTACTCGGACAGACCCTTTACTAAAGCGAGCAAGCTAAAACCGAAATTACCCGAAAGGATTAAAAAGGAAAGGGTAAGGATACTAAAGGAACTAGACCAGAAAAAGAGGCAGGAGTTTTACGAGAAGAATAAGGGAAAAGAGCTGAGGGCTCTTGTGATAGAGGAAAACAGACTCCTTACGGAAAATTACATAGATATAAAAAGGGAAGGGTACAAAGAAGTGGGAAAGCTCGTGAGGGTTTTAATCTGA
- the eno gene encoding phosphopyruvate hydratase — protein sequence MSRIKRVHGREVLDSRGNPTVEVEVELESGALGRAIVPSGASTGEREALELRDGDPKRYLGKGVLKAVDNVNGVIAKALVGLEPYNQREIDQILIELDGTENKSKLGANAILGTSMAVARAAANELGIPLYEYLGGKFGYRLPVPLMNVINGGAHADNNLDIQEFMIVPVCGGAFREALRAGVETFHHLKKILKEKGYSTNVGDEGGFAPNLNSSEEALDILMQAIEKAGYKPGEDILLALDVASSEFYENGVYKFEGKERSAEEMIEFYEKLIQKYPIISIEDPMSENDWEGWKEITKRLGDKVQLVGDDLFTTNPKILRKGIEEGVANAILVKLNQIGTVSETLDTVMLAKERNYSAIISHRSGETEDTFISHLAVATNAGQIKTGSASRTDRIAKYNELLRIEERLGNGAVFWGREEFYRFTS from the coding sequence ATGTCAAGGATAAAAAGGGTTCACGGAAGAGAAGTTCTTGACTCCAGAGGAAACCCTACCGTTGAGGTGGAGGTGGAATTAGAGAGCGGAGCCCTCGGAAGGGCTATAGTCCCGAGCGGTGCTTCAACGGGTGAAAGGGAGGCTTTAGAGCTCAGGGACGGAGACCCCAAAAGGTATCTGGGGAAGGGAGTTTTAAAGGCGGTTGACAACGTAAACGGAGTTATAGCAAAGGCACTGGTGGGACTTGAGCCCTACAACCAGAGGGAGATAGACCAGATACTTATAGAACTTGACGGAACGGAGAATAAAAGCAAACTTGGGGCGAACGCCATCCTCGGAACGAGCATGGCCGTGGCAAGGGCTGCGGCAAACGAACTGGGAATTCCCCTATACGAATACCTCGGAGGGAAGTTCGGTTACAGACTTCCCGTTCCCTTGATGAACGTTATAAATGGTGGAGCCCACGCGGATAACAACCTAGACATTCAGGAGTTCATGATCGTTCCGGTGTGCGGAGGAGCTTTCAGGGAAGCCCTGAGGGCAGGAGTGGAGACCTTCCACCATCTCAAGAAAATACTGAAGGAGAAGGGATACTCAACGAATGTGGGAGACGAGGGCGGATTTGCTCCGAACCTAAATTCCTCCGAGGAAGCTTTAGATATACTAATGCAGGCTATAGAAAAGGCGGGCTACAAACCTGGTGAGGACATTCTCCTCGCACTTGACGTTGCATCTTCAGAGTTTTACGAAAACGGAGTTTACAAGTTTGAAGGAAAGGAAAGAAGTGCTGAAGAAATGATAGAGTTCTACGAAAAGTTAATACAGAAGTACCCGATAATTTCAATAGAAGACCCGATGAGTGAAAACGACTGGGAGGGCTGGAAGGAGATAACAAAAAGACTCGGGGATAAAGTTCAGCTCGTGGGAGACGACCTCTTCACTACAAACCCGAAAATCTTGAGGAAGGGTATAGAGGAAGGAGTTGCAAACGCAATCTTAGTGAAACTGAACCAGATAGGGACTGTTTCTGAAACCCTGGACACGGTAATGCTCGCAAAGGAAAGAAATTACTCAGCAATAATCTCCCACCGTTCCGGAGAAACAGAAGACACCTTCATCTCTCACCTTGCGGTGGCGACGAACGCGGGTCAGATAAAAACGGGTTCTGCTTCCAGAACGGACAGGATAGCGAAGTACAACGAACTGTTAAGGATAGAGGAGAGACTGGGAAATGGAGCAGTCTTCTGGGGAAGGGAAGAGTTCTACAGGTTCACTTCCTAA
- a CDS encoding aminopeptidase, whose product MFEPQIQKLLTINLALKGNEYLLAFTDDYRKELSEVLKEIEKVAKGITPEVKTIVFPSTGQHGKEPPEVLWVETFGKKAVEVLKEEGIFEKVLNKEPYDYEKLAEILKSYSEKVPNVVIALSHYSTTHTTYRKVLTDVFKARYASMPLFEPEMFLGPMDVDWDYVAKLSTDIAEVLTEGEYVEVSSPYGVNLEFSIKGRKGIPDTGLLTEPGSYGNLPAGEAFIAPIEESAFGKLVILYAPNRKLEREITLYFKDGAVERIEGFEDYRYELERVFDTYPNARYIAEFGVGTNPKARRADNILEAEKIMELST is encoded by the coding sequence ATGTTTGAACCTCAGATACAAAAGCTTCTTACAATCAATTTAGCCCTAAAGGGTAATGAGTACTTACTGGCGTTCACGGACGACTACAGGAAGGAATTATCCGAGGTTTTAAAGGAAATTGAAAAAGTAGCAAAAGGTATAACTCCGGAGGTAAAAACTATCGTTTTCCCCTCTACGGGACAGCACGGTAAAGAACCTCCAGAAGTTCTGTGGGTTGAAACCTTCGGTAAAAAGGCTGTAGAAGTTTTAAAGGAAGAGGGAATTTTTGAAAAGGTTTTGAATAAAGAGCCCTACGATTACGAAAAACTCGCAGAAATTTTAAAAAGTTACTCCGAAAAAGTTCCGAACGTTGTAATCGCCCTTTCCCACTACTCAACCACTCACACAACTTACAGAAAAGTATTGACAGACGTTTTTAAAGCGAGATACGCGTCTATGCCTCTCTTTGAACCCGAGATGTTCTTAGGACCGATGGACGTTGACTGGGATTACGTTGCGAAGCTGAGCACGGATATAGCGGAAGTACTGACGGAAGGTGAGTACGTTGAGGTCAGCAGTCCTTACGGCGTAAACTTAGAGTTTTCTATAAAGGGAAGGAAGGGGATTCCCGATACGGGGCTCCTGACAGAACCCGGCTCTTACGGAAACCTTCCGGCGGGAGAGGCTTTCATAGCACCCATTGAGGAAAGTGCCTTCGGAAAACTCGTAATTCTGTACGCTCCAAACAGAAAACTAGAAAGGGAGATAACCCTTTACTTTAAAGACGGAGCGGTTGAGAGAATAGAGGGCTTTGAAGATTACAGGTACGAACTGGAGAGGGTTTTCGACACTTACCCTAACGCCCGCTACATTGCGGAATTTGGTGTGGGAACAAATCCGAAGGCTAGAAGGGCTGACAACATTCTGGAAGCGGAAAAGATTATGGAACTATCCACGTAG
- a CDS encoding rhodanese-like domain-containing protein, translating into MFMNVPEVTPEEAKKMLEEEKDKVVLLDVRTPPEHFQVRIPNSMLIPLDELRYAFQNLPKDKKYIVYCRIGERSAFATYFLRQMGYEAYNLAGGILIWPYEKESGAPAKS; encoded by the coding sequence ATGTTTATGAACGTTCCGGAAGTTACACCAGAAGAAGCTAAGAAGATGCTTGAGGAAGAAAAGGATAAAGTTGTACTTTTAGACGTTAGAACTCCGCCCGAACATTTTCAGGTGAGAATTCCAAACTCTATGTTAATCCCTTTAGACGAGCTCAGGTACGCCTTCCAGAACCTGCCCAAAGATAAGAAGTACATAGTCTACTGCAGGATCGGAGAGAGAAGTGCATTTGCAACCTACTTCTTGAGACAGATGGGATACGAAGCTTACAACCTTGCTGGCGGAATACTTATATGGCCCTATGAAAAGGAAAGCGGAGCACCTGCTAAATCTTAA
- a CDS encoding EAL and HDOD domain-containing protein, whose amino-acid sequence MSFVVARQPIFDRNGEVFAYEFFLRREGDEEKYPEDVPFSRAVYIITDILVESGIEKLANGKKAVINVSLEAILNKSLELLPPDKVIFDLNPPEVPLGETLKQKVLQKLKDYKGKGVSFILNERLYSSEHKELINLSDIVEFYFKSVTPDKIRSAKRYGKKVLVSMIEKEEEYKKALEYGADYFQGFYFAKPEIVKRTKLAPFLKVTLLRLLNAISIARSLKEIADIIETDVGLAVKFLQFVNSAYFARRKKIESLEHAVSFVGMENIKKFVILVSMNEFLKVENPELWRKSLTRAFIAEELTNRYSPEVSEKAFLVGLFSLLDKILEVDIPTFLRELNVDEEVVKAFEDKGSSLHKLLEVVSRLEEAVNSSPEELDKTAQQLSQELGIPEIDLVIVAKEAKEKAERIIKI is encoded by the coding sequence ATGAGCTTCGTAGTGGCAAGGCAACCGATCTTTGATAGAAACGGAGAGGTATTCGCCTACGAGTTTTTCTTGAGAAGGGAAGGTGACGAAGAAAAATACCCCGAGGACGTCCCCTTTTCCCGCGCTGTTTACATAATTACTGACATTCTCGTGGAGAGCGGTATTGAAAAGCTGGCGAACGGCAAAAAGGCAGTAATAAACGTCTCTTTAGAGGCGATTTTAAACAAGTCTCTTGAACTTCTTCCTCCAGATAAAGTTATTTTTGACCTGAACCCTCCAGAAGTCCCTCTGGGAGAAACACTCAAGCAAAAGGTTCTTCAAAAACTAAAGGACTATAAGGGAAAAGGCGTCAGTTTCATACTAAACGAAAGACTCTACTCGAGTGAGCATAAGGAATTGATAAACCTGTCGGACATCGTTGAGTTTTACTTTAAAAGCGTAACGCCAGATAAAATAAGAAGTGCAAAAAGATACGGAAAGAAAGTTCTTGTTTCTATGATTGAGAAAGAAGAAGAGTATAAAAAGGCGCTGGAGTACGGAGCGGATTACTTTCAGGGTTTTTACTTTGCAAAGCCGGAAATAGTTAAAAGGACAAAGTTGGCCCCGTTTTTAAAGGTAACTCTCCTTAGACTGCTCAACGCAATAAGTATCGCGAGGAGTCTTAAGGAGATAGCAGACATAATAGAAACGGATGTAGGTCTCGCGGTAAAGTTCCTCCAGTTTGTAAACTCCGCTTACTTTGCCCGCAGAAAAAAGATAGAGAGTTTAGAGCACGCGGTTTCCTTTGTGGGAATGGAAAACATAAAGAAGTTCGTGATTCTTGTCAGTATGAACGAGTTCCTGAAGGTGGAAAACCCGGAACTCTGGAGGAAGTCCTTAACGAGGGCATTCATAGCAGAGGAGTTGACAAACAGGTACTCTCCCGAAGTTTCCGAAAAGGCTTTCCTGGTAGGTCTCTTTTCCCTGCTCGATAAAATACTCGAAGTGGATATACCCACCTTCTTAAGGGAACTGAACGTAGACGAGGAAGTTGTAAAGGCTTTTGAGGATAAAGGCTCTTCTCTTCACAAGTTGCTAGAAGTTGTGTCTAGACTTGAAGAGGCTGTAAACTCATCCCCCGAAGAGCTCGATAAAACCGCTCAGCAACTTTCACAGGAACTGGGAATTCCGGAAATAGACTTAGTAATAGTAGCCAAGGAAGCAAAGGAAAAGGCGGAGAGGATAATTAAGATTTAG
- a CDS encoding Crp/Fnr family transcriptional regulator produces MAQGAFSKGQTPEDLKIDLLKKTHLFEDLSPQELREVAKYIQVRNYMKGEYIFFEEEAEPGIFILVEGLVKLIKETSDGRSIIVRLVFPGEVFGWIEWGKSVPKFKYTAMAALPSTILYISNKYFINLAIKYPAIAIKLTCDATHNLLQTYEVLKSIASGKVEERIAKLLLELAEKAGEKKDGRIIIRLPLTRQDIAEMTGTTVETTIRVMSKWKKQGIINTERGYIEIIDKKALEKLVV; encoded by the coding sequence ATGGCGCAAGGAGCTTTTAGCAAAGGGCAAACTCCAGAGGATTTAAAAATAGATCTCCTCAAGAAAACGCACCTCTTTGAGGATTTGAGTCCTCAGGAATTAAGAGAAGTTGCAAAGTACATACAAGTCAGGAATTACATGAAGGGAGAGTATATCTTCTTCGAAGAGGAGGCAGAACCGGGGATATTCATACTCGTTGAAGGTCTCGTTAAGTTAATAAAAGAAACTTCCGACGGAAGGAGCATAATAGTAAGGCTCGTATTCCCCGGTGAGGTTTTCGGCTGGATTGAGTGGGGAAAGAGTGTTCCCAAGTTCAAGTACACGGCAATGGCAGCCCTGCCCTCAACCATACTATACATATCTAACAAGTACTTTATAAACCTCGCCATAAAGTACCCCGCTATAGCTATAAAACTCACCTGCGACGCTACCCACAACCTCCTTCAGACCTATGAAGTTTTAAAGAGCATAGCTTCGGGTAAAGTGGAGGAGAGAATAGCAAAGCTCTTACTTGAACTCGCCGAAAAGGCGGGCGAAAAGAAGGACGGAAGGATAATAATAAGGCTTCCTCTTACGAGGCAGGACATAGCCGAGATGACGGGAACAACGGTGGAAACCACTATCAGGGTTATGAGCAAGTGGAAGAAGCAGGGAATAATAAACACTGAGAGGGGCTATATAGAGATAATTGATAAAAAGGCTTTAGAAAAACTTGTAGTTTGA